The following nucleotide sequence is from Candidatus Binatia bacterium.
GGAATCTTGGAAGTGCACGAGGAGCCGCTGCTCAGCGAAGATGGGCGGACAGTCACGTTTCGCGTCGTCGATTCGGCGCTGTTGGATCCAAACGGTAAACAGCCGTTCTTCTCCAACCGCATTTGGGCGCTGGTGAAAGAGCGCGCTCACCCGCGCTTCGAAACTGTGGAGGTGCGGCTCGGACAAGCGGTCGATGAACTTCGAGAAGTCTTGCCGCTCTACCTTCCGCATCGAGAGCGCGAGGCCGTGGATCGCATGCTGGCTTCGCTTCGCTTCCAAGAGGTAAGCATCGCGGCCACAGGGTTGCGCGCGGTCTTGGCATTCAGCGTACCCTTGCTCGAGCAGCCCACCCCCGCACCCGAGCCAACGTTGACGCCGGAGGAACTCGAGCGCTGGCAGCAGGCATTGGATCGCTGGGACGCCTTTCTCACGTACACCGTCAAGTTCGTTTGGGCCGACTCGTTGATTCGCGAGTTGCGCCAACCGTTGGCCGACGTGCTGTTGGAAGGCCGCTACGATTTGCTGGAGGCGCTTGCGCCCGGTGAGCCTGGAGCACCGGATCCTGTGCCTGGCCTCTTCGTACGCACCTGGGAGCGCCTCGCTCCGGTGCTGCGCGAAATCGCCGTGCGGCAAAAGGGGCAAGAGGCCATACGGTACCTAAGCTTCATCAGCGCAGGGGATGCACTGGTCGCGTTGCAGGAGGCAGGGCCGGGGATCGGTGTCGACTTAAGTGCAGATGGGCTGCGACGTCTCGCGCGCATTTTGGCACCCGCGGATGTGCGCGATCCCTTACGGTTCGATACCGCGGTGGATCCCGAGCTGCGCACGCTGCTAGGGTTTGGTCCGCCCCTTCCGCCCCCGGATCTGAGTGGCATGCCGCCAAACGAAGAGTCACGCTCGTGGTGGTGGCGCTGGCTTGCACCGCGCATCGCCTGGGCGAGCGAGCCGCCGGCGCGTGCGGCCTTGGAGCAGTGGCTGGCCACACCGGATCGCCTCGGCGAGTACTTGCCGCGCGTGCATCGCGTGTTGCAACAAAGTACGGAAACGGCGCTGCAGGCGGGCAACCTAGCGGCGGAGTACCAGGGCGTGTTTCGCAGCATCGTGCTCGCCACCGCGTGGCAGGAAAGCTGTTGGCGGCAATTCGTGCAGCAAAAGGGGCAAATTACCTACATCCGTTCAGCGGTGGGCTCTTCTGGGCTCATGCAAGTCAATGAACGCGTGTGGCGCGGCGTGTACGACCTGCGCGGCATTCGCTGGGATATTGCCTATAACGCCCGTGCGGGCACAGAGATTTCACTGCACTATTTGCAAGATTACGCCATCGCTCGCGGCGAGCATCGGCAACCAGGAGGAATGGATAACCTCGCCCGTGCTACCTACGCGGTGTACAACGGCGGTCCGGGTCATCTCGCCCGCTATCGCAACGACCGCACCAAGCCTGCCCTCAAGAAAATCGACACCTTGTTTTGGCAAAAGTACCAAGCTGTGCGCCGCGGCGAAACGTTGGTCGAGGTGGCGCGCTGCCTCGGGGGTGACGGAGCCGTCGGGTCCGTAGGATCACAGTGACGGAGTCGCGGAATGCAACGAAAAGCTCTGCGGCTGGCGGTGTTCAGTGTCTTCGCTGCGCTAGCGTCCGGCGGGTGGTCCTGGTGGGACATGCACCGCCAGCGCTCACTTCCACCCGAGGGCCTCTTTCTGCGGGTCGAACCAGGCGACACGCTCAGCGGTGTAGCCACTGAACTTGCTGAGGGCGGGTTTCTCGCGACTACTTGGAACCTGAAGCTATGGGGCAAAGCGCTCGGGAGCGACCGCAGGTTGCGTCCTGGCGACTACCTGTTTCAGGCCCCGCTTTCGCCACGGCAACTGTTGGCGGAACTCGAAGCGGGTCGCCTCGGCCGCCACGAACTCTTGGTTCGCGAGGGCGACACGGTGGCCGAGGTTGCCGCACAATTCGCCGCCAGGGGCTTTGGCGGTGCGGACGTCCTGCGCTGCGCCCTGCAAAACGATGCGCTGCGCGCACGGGTCGGTAACCCGCCCACTGGCCTTGAGGGCTATCTCTTTCCCGACACCTATTACTTTGCCTGGAGCGATGAACCGGAGGTCATCGTCGCCGCCATGCTCGACCGTTTCCAGGAGCGTACCCGGGATTTGCATCCCGCCCGCCAGCGGCTGGGTTTGAGCGTGCACGAAATGGTTACGCTCGCGTCGATCATCGAAAAGGAAACGGGCGTGGCCGACGAGCGCCCCTTGGTGTCCGCCGTGTTTCACAACCGGCTGCGTGCGGGAATGAAATTGCAGGCGGATCCCACGGCGATCTATGGACAAGAAAGGCAAGGGCCACCGGACCGTGCGGATCTCGAGGCCGAGCACGCCTACAACACCTACCGGCACTTCGGACTCCCTCCCGGTCCGATTTGCAATCCGGGACGGGCCGCGCTGGAAGCAGCGGTGAACCCGGCACCAGTGGACTACCTCTACTTTGTCGCCCGAGGCGACGGCACGCACGCCTTTGCACGCTCCCTCGAGGAGCACAATCGCAACGTGGCACGCTGGCGGGGCAATAGCGCTGCCGCCCCACCATCACGGCCGCGCAGGTGATTTCTAGGCTTCCAACGGCACGCGCTTTGGTGCTGCGTCTCCCACGTGGCCTGCTGGGGCAACGGCTCCGTGCTGGCACCGTGCCTCGATGCGAATCCACAGCAAGATGCCGGCAAAGAGCACAAACGGCAGCAGCGAAAGAAGCACGGCGGTGCCGAAGTAGGCCCACAGTTGCCGCTGCTCGGCGGCAAAACACACCGAGCATGCGCTGGCAGCCACCGGCACCGTCAACACCACAAGCGGCAGCCACACCGCTTGAAGCAACGTCTTCGCTCGTCCGGCCATGTCACCCTCGCTCACGAGAGGTACACGAGCACATATAATACCGGCCACACGCCGACAACAAAGTACCAGAAAAGCCGTACCGCACGGAACCCGTCGGCAGTCAGTCTTCCAGAATCGAGCTGCGACGATGCCCACACGAGCGCGACGATCGCTGCCAAGGCGTGAGCGGCGTGGGTGCCGACGATCAGGTAAAAGAACGAGCCGTAGGGCCCGGACCGCATGGTGAGCCCGTAGGCCAACAAGCGTGCCCATTCCATTCCCTGCACGCTCACGAACACAACACCCAAGGCTGCGGCCAGTAAGCTACGCCGCCGCACCGCGGCGAGCGCTGCACCCGAAGAGACTGCTCGGGCGGCGCTCCACAGCACCAAGCCGCTCGCCATCAAGACAATGGTATTCACCGCTGTAACTTCCACCGGCAAGCGCGGCTGTCCGGGTGGTGGCCACGATCCTAACCAGCGCGCCTTCACCACGAGGAAGGCGCTAATCAATCCGGCAAAAAACATTACCTCGGTGGCAAGAAACAGAAGCATCCCCAAAACTGCGTTGGGAACGCCCAAGCTTCCCTTGCGGGTGGGAAGGGACCATGCCACCGTCGCCACCGTGCCTCCGCACACTCAGTGATGCGCAGCAGGCGGTGTTTGCGCTTGCCGCACATGCTGCCAGTTTTGCCCACCGCTCGCCAGCACGTCCGGTGCGACTCCGGCAAACAGCAAGCCCATGAACGCCAACATGGTCAAGAGCAGATACCAAATGTAGCGCCGCTCGATATTCAGATGCATGAAGTACGCCGCCACCATGGTCGCCTTTACCGCGGCGACGCCGAACGCCGTGAGAATGGTAAGCCACGGATGGCCAAGCAGTGGGCCCACCACGCTAATGGCGAACAGCACCAACAAGGCGATGTACACCTTCACGTAGTCCGGATGGCTGCCGTACTCTCGTGCCTGTGCGCCCATGCGCTTCACCTCGCGATGTAAAACAACGGGAACAAGAAGATCCATACGGCGTCGACAAAGTGCCAGTAAATGCCGATGAGTTCGACGCGGTGCAAATTCCTTCCGCGCGCGGCGTCGCGCGCCACCAGCCACAAGATCACCATGCCGGCCAACACATGGAGTCCGTGCAGTCCCGTGGCGGTGTAATAAAAGGTCCAAAACAAATCGCGGTAAATCGTGAAGCCGTGGCGGATCTCCCCGCTCCACTCCAGCGCCTTCACGCCGAGAAACACCAGGCCTCCCAAGACCGTGAGTCGCAAGAAGCGAGCGGCTTTCTGCCCGTCACGATGTTCTGCCGCTTGGTGCCCCAAGACCGCAAACAAGCTCGAGGTGAGCAGAACAAACGTATTGAAACCACCCGCCCACACATTCGTGTGGCTCGCCTCATCGGCCCAATGCGGGTGGTGCAACCGGAACATGATGTAGCTTGCCAGCAGCCCGCCGAAGATGACGATCTCCGACGCCAGCACCCACCACAACGCCAAGCGGCCGGTGGGGATGCCGGTGGCGCTGCGGCGCGTTGCCAGCGGAATGGGAAATTCGCTTGCGTGACTCACCGTTCTCTCCTTTTCCTCACTGCGGCACGTGTTGCGGCCAGTAATCCAAGCTCCGGCCGGGAACGCTGTACTCGTAAGGGCCACGGTACACCGTGGGCATTTCCGCGAAGTTCCCGTGCGGCGGTGGCGAGGGAGCAGCCCACTCCAAGGTGTTGGCCTTCCACGGATTTTCCTCCGCCTTCTCCCCGGCAATGAGGCTGCGAACGAAGTTGTACAAGAAGACGAACTGGAAGAGCAGCATGGTAACGAGGGCCACAGTGGCAATCACGCGCAGATTCTGCAGGCCAGGTGTGAACAACTGGGAGAAGTGCTCGTAGCTGTAAATGCGGCGATGCTCGCCAGCCGCGCCCAAGACGAAGAGGGGAACGAAGATGAAGTTAAACGGAATGATCGTCCCCCAAAAGTGAATTTTGCCCAAGGTTTCGTTCATGTGCCGGCCGAACATTTTCGGGAACCAATAGGTGATGGCGGCAAAGCCAGCGATCACGGCAATTGGGAAAAACGTGTAATGGAAGTGGGCGACGACGAAATAGGAGTCGTGCAAATAAATGTCGGTCGCGTTCGAGCCGAGAAAGATGCCGGTGACGCCGCCGATCAAAAACTCGGCAATGAACGCCAGAGCCCACAGCATCGGCGTGCGAAATTCGATCGAGCCGCCGTACAGCGTGGCAATGAAGGCGAAGGTCATCTCCGCAATTGGAATCGAAATAATCAGCGTGGTGATCGTGAACAAATGCGCCATGCGCGGATCGATGCCTGCGACAAACTGATGGTGGGCCCACACGAAAAAGCTGATTACGCCGGTGGCAAACGAGGTGTACAGAATGGTTTTGTAGGCAAAGAGCTTTTTCCGGGAGAATACCGTGATCACCTCGGCCACGATTCCCAACGCCGGTAGCAAGACGACGTACACTTCCGGATGGCCGAAAAACCAGAACAAATGCTGCCACAAAATGGGGTCGCCCCCAGCCTTAGGGTCGTAAAAGTGGGTGCCGAGTAATTGATCGAACAAGAGCATGATCGCTCCGGCAACCAACGGACCCACCGACGCCATGAACACGATGCTGGCAATGACCACCATCCACACGAAGATCGGGATTTGCATCGGGCCCATGCCGGGCGCGCGGGCATTCATCACGGTGGTGATGAAATTAATCCCGCCGAGTAGAAAGGCGACGAACTCGAGAGCGACGGCGATCAGCCACAAGGGCGCCCCCCAAGCGGTGTGGTTGTAAAGTGCGTTGGCTGAGAGCGGCGGGTAGGCGGTCCACGCCCCACCAAAGCCACCGCCAGGAACGAAAAGCTGAACCAAGATCAGCACGGCGCTCAAGAAAAAGATCTGGTAGGAAAGCCGGTTCAAGCGGGGGAACACCATATCGTCGCAACCAATCATCAGCGGGATCAGGTAGTTCCCTAGGCCGGCAATCAAAATCGGCATGGCCACCCAAAAGATCATGATGGCACCGTGATTGGTGACCAAGGCGTTGTACTGCAGCGGCGTAACCACGCCGTACAAAGGCACATGTTCGCCGGGGAAGGCGAGCTGCATCCGGAACACGTAGGCGAGGAAGGCGCCGACCAACCCCATGAACATGCCGGTAAACAGGTACTGAAGGCCGATCACCTTATGATCGGTGGAGAAAACGTAGCGACTCCAGAAACTTTGCGCGTGCCCCTCAGCCATGCACCTCACCCTCCTTGTGCGCTCGCCGACTCATACCAAGCAGCGTGTTCTTCGGGAGTTTCCACGGTGAGCCGAGCGGGCATGAGGGCATGGCCGATGCCGCAAATCTCGGCACATTGGACGTCGTACGTCCCACGCCGCGTCGGGCGGAACCAGCCGGTCACGATGCGGCCCGGAACCGCATCTTGCTTTAGACGGAATGCCGGCACGGAAAA
It contains:
- a CDS encoding lytic transglycosylase domain-containing protein — translated: MAAVGVWALAAPAAEKTIHVPVELPPALVREALMAQLFTTATGKAVIWDDGSGCRFLKLREPVVDVHAARLRIRSRAEARVGTPIGEQCIAPIDWDGILEVHEEPLLSEDGRTVTFRVVDSALLDPNGKQPFFSNRIWALVKERAHPRFETVEVRLGQAVDELREVLPLYLPHREREAVDRMLASLRFQEVSIAATGLRAVLAFSVPLLEQPTPAPEPTLTPEELERWQQALDRWDAFLTYTVKFVWADSLIRELRQPLADVLLEGRYDLLEALAPGEPGAPDPVPGLFVRTWERLAPVLREIAVRQKGQEAIRYLSFISAGDALVALQEAGPGIGVDLSADGLRRLARILAPADVRDPLRFDTAVDPELRTLLGFGPPLPPPDLSGMPPNEESRSWWWRWLAPRIAWASEPPARAALEQWLATPDRLGEYLPRVHRVLQQSTETALQAGNLAAEYQGVFRSIVLATAWQESCWRQFVQQKGQITYIRSAVGSSGLMQVNERVWRGVYDLRGIRWDIAYNARAGTEISLHYLQDYAIARGEHRQPGGMDNLARATYAVYNGGPGHLARYRNDRTKPALKKIDTLFWQKYQAVRRGETLVEVARCLGGDGAVGSVGSQ
- the mltG gene encoding endolytic transglycosylase MltG → MQRKALRLAVFSVFAALASGGWSWWDMHRQRSLPPEGLFLRVEPGDTLSGVATELAEGGFLATTWNLKLWGKALGSDRRLRPGDYLFQAPLSPRQLLAELEAGRLGRHELLVREGDTVAEVAAQFAARGFGGADVLRCALQNDALRARVGNPPTGLEGYLFPDTYYFAWSDEPEVIVAAMLDRFQERTRDLHPARQRLGLSVHEMVTLASIIEKETGVADERPLVSAVFHNRLRAGMKLQADPTAIYGQERQGPPDRADLEAEHAYNTYRHFGLPPGPICNPGRAALEAAVNPAPVDYLYFVARGDGTHAFARSLEEHNRNVARWRGNSAAAPPSRPRR
- a CDS encoding cytochrome c oxidase subunit 3, yielding MATVAWSLPTRKGSLGVPNAVLGMLLFLATEVMFFAGLISAFLVVKARWLGSWPPPGQPRLPVEVTAVNTIVLMASGLVLWSAARAVSSGAALAAVRRRSLLAAALGVVFVSVQGMEWARLLAYGLTMRSGPYGSFFYLIVGTHAAHALAAIVALVWASSQLDSGRLTADGFRAVRLFWYFVVGVWPVLYVLVYLS
- a CDS encoding cytochrome C oxidase subunit IV family protein; protein product: MGAQAREYGSHPDYVKVYIALLVLFAISVVGPLLGHPWLTILTAFGVAAVKATMVAAYFMHLNIERRYIWYLLLTMLAFMGLLFAGVAPDVLASGGQNWQHVRQAQTPPAAHH
- a CDS encoding cytochrome c oxidase subunit 3, whose product is MSHASEFPIPLATRRSATGIPTGRLALWWVLASEIVIFGGLLASYIMFRLHHPHWADEASHTNVWAGGFNTFVLLTSSLFAVLGHQAAEHRDGQKAARFLRLTVLGGLVFLGVKALEWSGEIRHGFTIYRDLFWTFYYTATGLHGLHVLAGMVILWLVARDAARGRNLHRVELIGIYWHFVDAVWIFLFPLFYIAR
- a CDS encoding cbb3-type cytochrome c oxidase subunit I encodes the protein MAEGHAQSFWSRYVFSTDHKVIGLQYLFTGMFMGLVGAFLAYVFRMQLAFPGEHVPLYGVVTPLQYNALVTNHGAIMIFWVAMPILIAGLGNYLIPLMIGCDDMVFPRLNRLSYQIFFLSAVLILVQLFVPGGGFGGAWTAYPPLSANALYNHTAWGAPLWLIAVALEFVAFLLGGINFITTVMNARAPGMGPMQIPIFVWMVVIASIVFMASVGPLVAGAIMLLFDQLLGTHFYDPKAGGDPILWQHLFWFFGHPEVYVVLLPALGIVAEVITVFSRKKLFAYKTILYTSFATGVISFFVWAHHQFVAGIDPRMAHLFTITTLIISIPIAEMTFAFIATLYGGSIEFRTPMLWALAFIAEFLIGGVTGIFLGSNATDIYLHDSYFVVAHFHYTFFPIAVIAGFAAITYWFPKMFGRHMNETLGKIHFWGTIIPFNFIFVPLFVLGAAGEHRRIYSYEHFSQLFTPGLQNLRVIATVALVTMLLFQFVFLYNFVRSLIAGEKAEENPWKANTLEWAAPSPPPHGNFAEMPTVYRGPYEYSVPGRSLDYWPQHVPQ